One Paenibacillus crassostreae DNA segment encodes these proteins:
- a CDS encoding MFS transporter: MVILLLLIIYLTFIGLGLPDALLGSAWPIMQHDIGATAEMAGYVALMVSLCTVISSLFASRLLHRYGTGKVTLVSILSTTIALFGYSFSDDFIFLVLLAIPLGFGAGSVDAALSNYVALHFKAKHMSWLHCFWGIGAVTGPIVMSFWLNHENNWRAGYTTVGLILFTIAVILLASLSLWKIFETRRIEEGSNERKLVSNREALRIPGVKMSMVTMLCYNGSETAVGLWMASFFIGNKGVSPGTAAALTSLFFIGIIIGRIISGFLSTNVSSKNLIRYGAIVGCIGLFILVLPVTYWIAAGALFMMGLGGAPIFPSIVHATPERFGEKASPSVIGLEMASAYIGSTLIPLVMGIIASQFGMSMIPIILFILFSIMLVSSEMVNVVLRRKVG; the protein is encoded by the coding sequence ATGGTTATATTACTACTACTAATTATTTATCTCACATTTATAGGTCTAGGATTGCCAGACGCTTTGCTTGGCAGCGCTTGGCCCATTATGCAGCACGATATAGGTGCCACAGCAGAAATGGCTGGGTACGTAGCGTTAATGGTCTCATTATGTACGGTAATATCGAGTTTATTTGCTAGCCGATTGTTGCACAGATACGGCACAGGAAAAGTAACATTGGTCAGCATACTGTCTACGACGATTGCTTTGTTTGGATACTCTTTTTCAGATGATTTCATATTTCTAGTTCTTCTTGCTATTCCTTTGGGATTTGGTGCTGGTTCCGTGGATGCGGCATTGAGCAACTATGTAGCACTACATTTCAAAGCCAAACATATGAGTTGGCTACATTGTTTTTGGGGAATTGGAGCAGTTACGGGGCCAATTGTAATGTCATTTTGGCTGAATCATGAGAACAACTGGCGTGCGGGATACACTACGGTAGGGTTAATTCTATTTACTATAGCCGTGATATTATTGGCGTCGTTGTCTTTATGGAAGATCTTCGAGACAAGAAGAATAGAAGAAGGAAGCAACGAAAGAAAACTGGTCAGCAACAGGGAGGCTTTACGGATTCCGGGTGTGAAAATGTCCATGGTTACCATGCTCTGTTACAATGGTTCCGAAACAGCCGTTGGCCTATGGATGGCATCCTTTTTTATAGGAAATAAAGGGGTATCTCCGGGCACAGCAGCAGCTTTAACCTCCTTATTCTTTATCGGAATCATCATTGGACGAATTATATCTGGATTTCTTTCAACTAACGTATCTAGTAAAAATCTGATAAGATATGGCGCAATTGTAGGCTGTATTGGACTATTTATTCTTGTTTTGCCTGTCACTTATTGGATTGCGGCAGGAGCCCTATTTATGATGGGGTTGGGAGGAGCACCAATCTTTCCAAGTATTGTTCATGCAACACCGGAACGTTTTGGAGAAAAAGCTTCCCCAAGTGTAATTGGACTTGAAATGGCAAGCGCTTATATAGGTTCAACACTAATCCCATTAGTCATGGGTATTATTGCAAGTCAATTTGGAATGTCTATGATACCTATTATTTTGTTCATCCTTTTTAGCATCATGTTGGTATCTTCTGAAATGGTTAACGTAGTCTTGAGACGCAAGGTTGGATAA
- a CDS encoding EcsC family protein — protein MNYEHKVKREVANWEQQMFKPPGWLENTSKTIGKRINHLIPPKVHSIITTTIRSIVRTALFGAEYTPSRPVQRTLELESADQEAKELFALYQKIAVAEGAGTGAGGIMFSMVDFPALIAIKMKFLFELAHVYGYDTKHFSERVFILKVFQMTFSGSENRARLLDSIKHWHIEKEQWLSDTEYSRNMDWGIFQIEYRDAIDFRKMLQMVPGIGAFAGAWANYTILEELREFAMNAYRLRKLQDDFEVLG, from the coding sequence ATGAATTACGAACATAAAGTAAAGAGGGAAGTTGCGAACTGGGAACAACAAATGTTCAAACCTCCGGGATGGCTGGAAAACACATCGAAAACTATCGGCAAACGAATTAATCATTTGATTCCCCCGAAGGTGCACAGCATCATTACGACCACCATACGATCGATCGTACGCACGGCACTGTTCGGTGCGGAATATACGCCTAGCCGTCCGGTGCAGCGTACTCTGGAACTGGAGTCTGCTGATCAAGAAGCGAAAGAGCTGTTTGCCCTGTACCAAAAAATCGCGGTTGCCGAAGGTGCTGGAACGGGAGCTGGCGGCATTATGTTTAGCATGGTAGACTTTCCAGCTTTAATTGCGATCAAGATGAAATTTTTGTTCGAGCTGGCGCATGTTTACGGTTATGACACCAAACATTTCTCCGAGAGGGTATTCATTCTCAAGGTATTTCAAATGACGTTTTCGGGGTCGGAAAACCGTGCCAGGTTGTTGGATTCGATCAAGCATTGGCATATTGAAAAGGAACAATGGCTCTCCGACACCGAATACTCCCGGAATATGGACTGGGGGATATTTCAAATCGAGTATCGCGACGCAATTGACTTCCGGAAAATGCTTCAGATGGTGCCTGGGATAGGAGCTTTCGCAGGCGCATGGGCGAATTACACCATTCTAGAAGAACTCCGCGAATTCGCCATGAACGCTTACCGCCTGCGCAAATTGCAAGATGATTTCGAGGTTTTGGGTTAA
- a CDS encoding phosphotransferase — MVHFDYSDGNYMIDFDTGNITVFDFDNSCFCWYMYDLENLWTHGVGWIQFEQDAGKQREFMDDYFNTVLEGYKSETEIEDSMLDKLPLFIQITLVENIVDAFEVMRNNGEDPACDEELSYRIKCLEDDIPYVGFFHEIYSCDEPFEYEVRNI, encoded by the coding sequence ATGGTTCATTTTGATTACAGCGATGGGAATTATATGATAGATTTTGATACAGGGAACATAACTGTTTTTGACTTCGATAACTCATGTTTCTGTTGGTATATGTATGACCTAGAAAATCTATGGACACATGGCGTGGGCTGGATACAATTTGAACAAGACGCCGGGAAACAAAGAGAGTTTATGGATGATTATTTTAATACAGTACTCGAGGGATACAAATCCGAGACCGAGATTGAAGATTCGATGTTGGATAAGTTACCATTATTCATTCAAATAACCCTCGTTGAAAATATAGTAGATGCATTCGAAGTGATGCGGAACAATGGAGAAGATCCAGCGTGTGATGAAGAGTTGTCCTATCGCATAAAATGTCTGGAAGACGATATCCCCTATGTGGGATTTTTCCATGAAATTTACTCGTGTGATGAACCCTTTGAGTATGAGGTGCGGAATATTTAG
- a CDS encoding GntR family transcriptional regulator yields MKPTLDESQPIFQQIAQMMMDEIVGGELNEEEQIPSENELSRFYNINRATVRKGLQALVDEEIIYKQRGIGMFVKSGAKLQLLKERQLHYREQFILPLLEEAKRIGISKESVVRLIQEEE; encoded by the coding sequence ATGAAACCGACATTGGATGAATCCCAACCAATCTTTCAGCAGATTGCCCAAATGATGATGGACGAGATCGTGGGGGGTGAATTGAACGAAGAGGAACAAATTCCTTCCGAAAATGAACTGTCACGCTTCTATAACATCAATCGGGCGACAGTACGGAAGGGTCTCCAGGCTTTGGTGGATGAAGAGATTATTTATAAACAAAGAGGAATAGGCATGTTTGTAAAGAGTGGAGCGAAGCTTCAATTGTTGAAGGAACGTCAGCTTCATTATCGAGAACAGTTCATCCTTCCCTTGTTGGAAGAAGCGAAGAGAATCGGAATAAGCAAGGAATCGGTCGTTCGGTTAATACAGGAGGAGGAGTAA
- a CDS encoding ATP-binding cassette domain-containing protein, whose product MMLYVNEVAYSYDNVPVLEKVSFEEKEPVIAGLWGRNGAGKTTLMRLLAGHQRPHGGTVQVMGLAPYGNPAAVRHVCYMQEDHPFSSIWTVQDALRFGRYFNTNWDQATADHLIETFRLDSKKKVSKLSKGMKSALQFIIGLSSHADITILDEPTNGLDAGMRRKLYEALRESHEDSPRLILISSHHIEEVQALCESLIVMHKGKLLHHQPIDEFREQGIWLVGERSAVTNVIDGYKVLEQSVIGSKIRVMLDAPYSKQWKEQAQVHGLSIEKADLQNYLLNITEDAEVYV is encoded by the coding sequence ATGATGCTATACGTAAACGAAGTAGCATATTCGTACGATAACGTACCCGTTCTCGAAAAAGTATCGTTCGAGGAGAAGGAGCCGGTGATCGCGGGGTTGTGGGGTCGCAACGGGGCTGGCAAAACAACGCTGATGAGACTACTGGCCGGTCATCAACGGCCTCACGGCGGAACGGTTCAAGTTATGGGCTTGGCACCTTACGGTAACCCGGCGGCAGTTCGGCATGTCTGCTACATGCAGGAGGATCATCCGTTCAGCTCGATATGGACGGTACAGGATGCACTACGTTTCGGTCGATACTTCAATACCAACTGGGATCAAGCTACGGCAGACCATCTGATCGAAACTTTCAGATTGGACTCCAAGAAGAAAGTATCCAAACTGTCCAAAGGGATGAAGTCTGCGTTACAGTTTATTATCGGGTTATCTAGCCATGCTGACATAACGATACTCGATGAGCCAACGAACGGTCTGGATGCTGGGATGCGGAGAAAGCTGTATGAGGCATTAAGAGAAAGCCATGAGGATTCACCTCGTCTAATTCTAATTTCGAGTCATCATATTGAAGAAGTCCAAGCACTCTGCGAATCGTTGATCGTTATGCACAAGGGCAAGTTGCTGCATCATCAACCGATCGACGAGTTCCGCGAGCAAGGTATATGGTTGGTTGGCGAACGGAGCGCTGTCACAAACGTTATTGACGGTTATAAAGTGCTGGAGCAAAGCGTGATAGGATCGAAAATCAGGGTGATGCTCGACGCTCCATACTCGAAGCAATGGAAGGAGCAAGCGCAAGTTCATGGGCTTTCCATTGAAAAAGCTGACTTGCAAAATTATTTGTTAAATATAACGGAAGATGCGGAGGTATACGTATGA
- the map gene encoding type I methionyl aminopeptidase: protein MIAKTEEDFNGLKEIGKIVASIRDELVQRTIPGITTKELDDIAGEFLEKAGAVSAPKGEYDFPGYTCISVNEEVAHGIPGQRVIHEGDLVNIDVSGSKNGYFADTGISFVVGEGEEVLTKICDVAKKAFEAGLKNAKPGSKKSRIGKAVFQTARENGLTVIKNLTGHGIGRTIHEAPDHIFNYNDTWDNELLMEGMVIAFEPFISTLEEEVSQKEDGWTYVTEKSFVAQYEHTIILTKDGPIITTL from the coding sequence ATGATTGCAAAAACAGAAGAAGATTTTAATGGTTTGAAGGAAATTGGTAAAATTGTTGCCTCCATTAGAGATGAACTGGTACAAAGAACAATTCCTGGCATAACGACCAAAGAACTTGATGATATAGCCGGAGAGTTTTTAGAAAAAGCAGGTGCAGTTTCAGCCCCAAAAGGTGAATATGATTTTCCTGGCTATACTTGCATTAGCGTTAATGAAGAAGTGGCACATGGTATTCCGGGTCAACGGGTTATTCATGAAGGGGATTTAGTAAATATAGATGTTTCTGGTTCCAAAAACGGGTATTTTGCGGATACAGGAATCTCGTTTGTAGTAGGTGAAGGAGAAGAAGTATTAACGAAAATATGCGACGTTGCCAAAAAGGCATTTGAAGCAGGGCTTAAGAACGCAAAACCTGGTTCAAAAAAAAGTAGAATCGGAAAAGCAGTATTCCAAACAGCGAGAGAGAATGGATTAACTGTTATCAAAAACCTTACAGGACATGGTATTGGACGTACAATACATGAAGCACCTGACCATATTTTTAATTATAATGATACATGGGATAATGAATTATTAATGGAGGGGATGGTTATCGCATTCGAACCATTTATCTCGACCTTAGAAGAAGAAGTATCCCAAAAAGAAGATGGCTGGACCTATGTTACAGAAAAAAGTTTTGTAGCTCAATACGAACATACGATTATTCTTACGAAGGATGGACCGATTATTACTACATTGTAG
- a CDS encoding pyridoxamine 5'-phosphate oxidase family protein, with amino-acid sequence MSNQSLSNQEAIEKVRDLIKGIDTAMLTTVTEQGLVSRPMKTQEVEFDGDLWFLTKKDTNKYQELLRNRSVNVAYVDKSYVSLRGEAELVSSPAKIKEFWNIAYEKLLETTPDDPNLVLIKIKAESAEYWETGSKTKMVKQLFSKITGKGSDESNLNQTVDLNG; translated from the coding sequence ATGTCGAATCAATCATTGTCAAACCAAGAGGCGATTGAGAAAGTCAGAGATCTGATTAAAGGGATCGACACAGCTATGCTCACGACGGTAACGGAGCAAGGATTGGTGTCACGTCCAATGAAGACACAAGAAGTTGAATTTGATGGTGACCTGTGGTTCTTGACGAAAAAAGATACTAACAAATATCAGGAACTCCTCCGTAATCGAAGTGTGAATGTAGCTTATGTAGATAAGTCCTACGTGTCTTTACGAGGAGAAGCAGAGTTGGTATCGAGTCCAGCCAAAATAAAAGAATTCTGGAACATTGCTTACGAGAAGTTGTTGGAGACTACACCGGACGATCCGAATCTCGTTTTGATAAAGATAAAAGCAGAGTCGGCCGAATATTGGGAAACGGGAAGTAAGACGAAGATGGTGAAGCAACTATTCTCGAAAATCACAGGAAAAGGATCAGATGAATCAAATCTGAACCAAACCGTTGACTTGAACGGATAA
- a CDS encoding DUF6254 family protein, giving the protein MAHQKRRKDAAWKSRKQEQHPHGKIKSLKELSSE; this is encoded by the coding sequence ATGGCTCACCAGAAGAGAAGGAAAGATGCTGCCTGGAAGTCACGAAAGCAAGAACAGCATCCCCATGGTAAAATCAAATCGCTCAAGGAATTGTCCAGCGAATAG
- a CDS encoding sugar efflux transporter, with amino-acid sequence MIKRLTALFSIPSYGLLFLCMLLQGMGLSLSSPFLSIYFTDQLGVSVGMFGIFLAVTLIAGIWISMLIGRRSDLGMNRKNIYIVSMLCNALAFSGYLLIKDFTTLFIYMTVFTALGAPGMPQLFAISREAVTKSNFTDHAFANSTLRSAFSLGFIIGPLIGTMLIAAVGFKGIFSGTIGVFLLAPLLIFLFLKSNTEELKRSNAKVEVKNLPLGKNHNILLPFLILILMYIAHWTSSLNTALFITNNLGGTTSDVGLVSSICAALEIPFMITLGLLSAKYSNRILMMCGSILGGVYYVVVMISDSMWQMLAAQILLAVFVAVISAIGISYIQDLLPSQPGYASTLYSNSSTIGRLVGSLVGGGLASIVGYRYSFVFCCILMIISLIMLAVSGRHTVNEPQKLAV; translated from the coding sequence ATGATCAAACGATTGACTGCACTATTTTCGATTCCTTCGTATGGCTTACTTTTTTTATGTATGTTACTGCAGGGCATGGGTCTTTCACTCAGCTCACCTTTTTTATCCATTTATTTTACGGATCAGCTTGGAGTATCTGTTGGAATGTTTGGTATTTTTTTAGCCGTCACGTTAATTGCTGGGATATGGATCAGTATGCTAATCGGGAGACGCTCTGACCTCGGCATGAATCGTAAAAACATTTACATTGTCTCCATGCTCTGCAATGCATTGGCTTTTAGCGGATACTTGCTCATTAAGGATTTTACGACCTTGTTCATCTATATGACTGTGTTTACTGCCCTCGGTGCACCAGGTATGCCTCAATTATTCGCCATTTCTAGAGAAGCAGTGACTAAGAGTAATTTTACTGATCATGCGTTTGCTAATTCTACCTTGCGTTCTGCTTTCTCGCTTGGTTTCATTATTGGTCCATTAATCGGTACTATGTTAATCGCTGCTGTTGGGTTTAAGGGGATATTCTCGGGTACGATCGGAGTGTTCCTGCTTGCTCCCTTGCTTATATTCCTTTTTCTCAAATCAAATACAGAAGAACTGAAAAGAAGTAATGCTAAAGTGGAAGTAAAAAATCTCCCTCTGGGTAAGAACCATAATATTCTGCTTCCTTTCCTGATTCTGATACTTATGTATATAGCTCACTGGACAAGTAGCCTTAATACCGCCCTCTTTATTACTAACAATCTTGGGGGAACAACAAGCGATGTTGGTCTAGTCAGTAGTATTTGTGCTGCGCTGGAAATTCCTTTTATGATTACGCTAGGTCTACTCAGTGCAAAGTACAGTAATAGAATCTTGATGATGTGTGGCTCCATTCTAGGAGGAGTATATTACGTCGTTGTCATGATTTCAGACTCGATGTGGCAGATGCTTGCAGCTCAAATTCTGCTTGCCGTGTTTGTTGCCGTAATTTCTGCGATTGGTATTAGCTACATTCAGGATCTTCTTCCAAGCCAGCCTGGGTATGCATCTACGCTCTACTCTAATTCATCCACAATTGGTAGACTCGTTGGTAGTCTTGTTGGCGGGGGATTAGCCAGTATTGTAGGGTACCGGTATTCCTTTGTATTCTGTTGTATACTCATGATTATTTCTCTAATCATGCTTGCGGTAAGTGGACGTCACACTGTAAATGAACCACAAAAATTAGCGGTTTAA
- a CDS encoding NAD(P)-dependent alcohol dehydrogenase has translation MCNNHKSMTTTRVLSVPSAKASFEKTTIERRELRPYDILIDIKYSGICHSDIHSAFGEWAGGIFPMVPGHEIAGVVEAVGSEVTKYVVGDRVGVGCFVDSCGECEYCLSGEEQYCTKGVINTYNGLDYDGNPTYGGYSQKIVVTEGFVVRIPDGLDMAVASPLLCAGITTFSPLKHWNTGPGKKVAIVGMGGLGHVAIQFAHAMGAEVTVLSRSVNKKEEALKFGADHYFATSDPATFKGLAGRFDLILNTVSANLDVDAYLSLLRIDGTLVNIGAPAKPDKYHVFSLIMGRRSIAGSLVGGIRETQEMLDFADEHGIAPMIEVISADQVEESYERVLKSDVRYRFVIDISTL, from the coding sequence ATGTGCAATAATCATAAATCCATGACGACGACACGTGTTCTAAGTGTCCCAAGTGCAAAAGCTTCATTTGAAAAGACAACTATTGAGCGGAGAGAATTACGGCCATACGATATCTTAATAGACATTAAGTATAGTGGCATTTGCCACTCTGATATTCACAGTGCCTTCGGTGAATGGGCTGGTGGAATCTTTCCAATGGTTCCGGGTCATGAAATTGCCGGAGTCGTAGAGGCAGTAGGATCAGAAGTGACCAAATATGTCGTTGGTGACCGAGTGGGCGTTGGCTGCTTTGTTGATTCCTGTGGAGAATGCGAATACTGCCTCAGTGGAGAGGAGCAATATTGTACGAAAGGTGTTATCAACACCTATAACGGTCTAGACTACGATGGCAATCCAACATACGGTGGATATAGCCAAAAAATCGTTGTAACGGAAGGGTTCGTTGTCCGAATCCCAGACGGCCTGGATATGGCTGTGGCAAGCCCACTATTATGTGCAGGTATTACCACATTCTCTCCATTGAAACACTGGAACACTGGCCCAGGTAAGAAAGTTGCCATTGTAGGAATGGGAGGTCTTGGCCACGTAGCAATTCAATTTGCTCATGCTATGGGAGCTGAAGTAACAGTATTGAGTCGCTCCGTTAATAAGAAAGAAGAAGCGTTAAAATTTGGCGCAGATCATTACTTTGCTACAAGTGATCCTGCTACATTTAAAGGACTAGCAGGTCGTTTTGATCTAATCTTAAACACGGTGTCTGCAAATCTGGATGTTGATGCGTATTTATCACTGCTTCGTATTGATGGGACACTTGTAAATATTGGTGCACCAGCTAAACCAGATAAGTATCATGTATTTTCATTAATTATGGGTCGTCGCAGCATAGCTGGTTCACTCGTTGGGGGAATTCGTGAAACCCAGGAAATGCTCGATTTCGCAGATGAACACGGCATTGCTCCTATGATTGAAGTGATCAGTGCAGACCAAGTTGAAGAATCATATGAACGTGTCCTCAAAAGTGATGTTCGGTATCGATTCGTTATTGACATCTCTACTTTATAA
- a CDS encoding MerR family transcriptional regulator — protein MKIHIKEAAEKVGLPTHTLRYYEQEGLLPFINRDENKNRIFNESDILWLELIICLRKTDIPLSELRTVVELTKEGESTASQRKQIFEKHKEKMMEKQRDLDNAFVKIESKIEYYDELEKNYHKSMLNEVLLVK, from the coding sequence ATGAAAATTCATATAAAAGAAGCAGCAGAAAAGGTAGGTTTGCCTACACATACACTCCGATATTATGAACAAGAGGGTCTTCTACCTTTTATAAATAGAGATGAAAATAAAAATCGTATTTTTAACGAATCAGATATTTTATGGTTAGAGTTGATTATATGTTTACGAAAAACTGACATACCTCTTTCAGAGTTACGTACGGTAGTTGAACTAACAAAAGAAGGAGAAAGCACAGCTTCGCAACGCAAACAAATATTTGAGAAACATAAAGAAAAAATGATGGAGAAACAAAGAGACTTAGATAACGCTTTTGTTAAGATTGAATCGAAAATAGAATACTACGACGAATTAGAAAAAAATTACCACAAATCCATGCTTAATGAGGTCTTATTAGTAAAATAA
- a CDS encoding helix-turn-helix transcriptional regulator, with translation MKKVERINIIMRYINNRAHFTISEIMREFNISRSTAIRDVREIEAMGMPLVAEVGRDGGYFVMNNSVLPTVRFTDNEIKALFIAFMATRNQQLPYLKSRQSLSEKLLGLISKNQQDDLVLLNQILLFEGTNPHNPDLLDLSDLPHPMLEKLIQILLLDSYLFVTIKEDKELKSYPIYMLHLYREKSLWLIEGFDLEEHTRRILPVDNLTDVKPYPIKKRVSKKNILEQLSKQEEVINLILELGPKAIAQFKKYHPLKISISYTNPYQSTAILKTFINVHHSEEVTEITNWLLFLGEDIKVREIPEEVLDDLQGRLCLYRP, from the coding sequence ATGAAAAAAGTTGAACGGATTAATATCATCATGCGTTATATTAACAACCGCGCCCACTTTACGATTTCTGAAATCATGCGAGAATTTAACATCTCTCGCTCAACAGCTATTAGAGATGTCAGAGAAATTGAAGCTATGGGAATGCCGCTTGTCGCTGAAGTTGGGAGGGATGGGGGATATTTTGTCATGAACAACTCTGTTCTGCCCACTGTCCGCTTTACTGATAATGAGATTAAAGCTCTTTTTATTGCCTTTATGGCCACAAGAAATCAACAACTCCCTTATCTAAAGAGTCGACAGTCTTTATCTGAAAAATTACTTGGCCTCATCTCAAAAAATCAGCAAGATGACCTTGTGCTTTTAAATCAAATATTGCTTTTTGAAGGGACCAACCCTCATAATCCCGACCTTCTTGATCTGTCAGACCTACCCCATCCTATGTTAGAAAAACTCATCCAAATCCTTTTGTTGGACAGTTATTTATTTGTTACCATCAAAGAAGATAAGGAATTAAAGTCTTATCCTATTTATATGTTGCACCTTTATCGTGAAAAAAGCTTATGGCTAATCGAAGGCTTTGATTTAGAGGAACACACGAGGCGGATTCTTCCTGTCGACAATCTCACCGATGTAAAACCATACCCTATCAAAAAGAGAGTAAGTAAGAAAAATATTTTAGAACAACTAAGCAAGCAGGAAGAAGTAATCAACCTTATCCTTGAACTTGGTCCAAAGGCGATTGCCCAGTTCAAAAAATACCATCCTTTAAAAATTTCAATTTCCTATACGAATCCTTACCAAAGCACAGCCATTCTAAAGACTTTTATCAATGTTCATCATTCAGAAGAAGTAACGGAAATAACCAATTGGCTTTTATTCCTAGGTGAGGATATCAAGGTCAGGGAGATACCAGAAGAAGTCTTAGACGATTTACAAGGAAGATTATGCTTATACCGCCCATAA
- a CDS encoding GyrI-like domain-containing protein, with protein MANYTLEEKDSFIVLGIGTELKSDYTDYAGINKEKADFWSEIEHDGSLGTLKAVAANDYIFAVNEAVNNKMMYYAGVMTEASVPEASRVIQFPKGEYLVVTGEGRTADEMSNTLTGIAFGQVLPEVKDIAYVGGPNATVEMGQRNGLVFGEMWIPVVRK; from the coding sequence ATGGCCAATTATACCCTTGAGGAAAAAGACAGCTTTATCGTTTTAGGTATTGGAACGGAGCTTAAGAGCGATTACACAGATTATGCCGGCATAAACAAGGAGAAGGCAGATTTTTGGTCAGAAATCGAACATGATGGAAGTCTTGGCACTTTAAAGGCCGTCGCTGCGAATGACTACATTTTTGCCGTGAACGAAGCGGTGAATAACAAAATGATGTACTATGCTGGCGTCATGACAGAGGCATCGGTACCAGAAGCGTCCAGAGTTATCCAATTTCCTAAGGGAGAATACCTCGTTGTTACTGGTGAAGGCAGGACGGCTGATGAGATGAGTAATACGCTTACGGGTATTGCCTTCGGTCAAGTCTTGCCGGAAGTAAAAGATATTGCCTATGTTGGCGGGCCAAATGCAACGGTTGAGATGGGACAACGAAACGGCTTGGTATTTGGTGAAATGTGGATTCCTGTTGTCAGGAAATAA
- a CDS encoding phage tail protein, with amino-acid sequence MSCIVDFKNVSTVGLETSPIGEALAGLRANEARYFMNKYKYEFTVIPASESHDTLDYVNQILKDERDIEFAARPLETSRFQVEDIKFAYIFYEDGLVVNVMYTVDNPKKRAVGFKLSEGMEIPKELEGKFKFARQKSKLAGTIRGSFFVIKGVY; translated from the coding sequence ATGTCCTGTATCGTTGATTTTAAAAATGTGTCTACGGTTGGATTAGAAACTTCTCCAATAGGAGAAGCGCTTGCTGGTTTACGAGCTAATGAAGCCCGCTACTTTATGAACAAATATAAGTATGAATTTACGGTTATACCAGCTAGCGAAAGCCACGATACCCTTGATTATGTGAACCAAATTTTGAAAGATGAACGTGATATTGAGTTTGCAGCCAGACCTTTAGAAACATCGCGTTTTCAAGTGGAAGATATTAAATTTGCCTACATCTTTTATGAAGATGGTCTTGTAGTCAATGTTATGTATACGGTTGATAATCCTAAGAAGCGGGCCGTTGGTTTTAAGCTCTCTGAGGGGATGGAGATACCAAAAGAGTTAGAAGGGAAGTTTAAGTTTGCCAGGCAGAAATCTAAACTAGCTGGAACCATTCGAGGCTCATTTTTTGTAATAAAAGGAGTATATTAA